In the Leptospiraceae bacterium genome, one interval contains:
- the argB gene encoding acetylglutamate kinase: MNENLEKVNYILETLPYIAKFSGKTIVIKYGGAAMAKEDLKESFAKDIVLLKYLGIHPIVVHGGGPEINLMVGKLGLSTEFVRGHRITDAPTMEVVEMILTGKVNQQIVSRINSIGGQAVGISGRDGKLAIAEKEPLQFENENGRLETVDIGLVGKIHTINTDILSTLQNDGFIPVVSPVAESSSGEPLNINADTMAGMLAGALKAEKLILLTDTPGILIENNLVTGLSKEKIESYIKDKSISGGMIPKVESCLNAIANGVKRSHIIDGRIPHSILLEIFTDQGIGSLIE, translated from the coding sequence ATGAACGAAAATTTGGAAAAGGTAAATTATATTTTAGAAACACTTCCCTATATAGCAAAATTTTCCGGGAAGACTATCGTAATCAAATACGGTGGAGCTGCTATGGCAAAAGAAGATTTAAAAGAATCTTTCGCAAAAGATATTGTACTATTAAAATATCTTGGTATTCACCCGATTGTGGTACATGGCGGGGGACCTGAAATTAATCTTATGGTGGGAAAACTCGGACTATCCACCGAATTTGTGAGAGGACATCGCATAACGGATGCACCTACTATGGAAGTAGTGGAAATGATTCTTACAGGAAAAGTAAATCAACAGATAGTTAGCAGAATAAATTCTATAGGAGGACAAGCTGTTGGGATTTCCGGTAGAGACGGAAAACTTGCAATCGCAGAAAAAGAGCCTCTTCAATTTGAAAACGAAAATGGAAGATTAGAAACAGTTGATATCGGACTTGTTGGAAAAATCCACACAATCAATACAGATATTTTATCCACATTGCAAAACGACGGTTTTATTCCTGTAGTTTCGCCTGTAGCCGAATCAAGTAGTGGTGAGCCTTTGAATATCAATGCAGACACAATGGCTGGTATGCTTGCAGGAGCTTTGAAAGCAGAAAAATTAATTCTACTCACAGATACACCTGGGATACTCATTGAGAATAATTTAGTGACAGGTTTAAGTAAAGAAAAAATTGAATCGTACATTAAAGATAAAAGTATATCTGGAGGAATGATTCCAAAAGTCGAAAGCTGTCTAAATGCAATTGCAAATGGAGTAAAACGATCTCATATTATAGACGGTAGAATTCCACACTCTATCCTTCTCGAAATATTCACCGATCAGGGAATAGGAAGTTTAATAGAATAA